The genomic segment TTCCATGGGCCAGCAAGGCGGCAAGCTCCTCAAGCATCATGGTCCTGGCAACGTGTGTCCCGCCCTTGCCGAAAGTGAACCCCAGGCGCACCAGGCCCTTTCTCTGCGATTCAGTCATGCTCTCCGCCGGCTTCGCTGGTGCCGCCCTGGCGGACCCAGTCGTCCACTTGGTCCCTCTTGAACTTCCACAGCCGGCCCACCTTGTGCGCCGGCAGCGCTTTTTCGCTGATCCACCGGTAGACCGTATCCCGCTTGACGCCGAGATAGGCCCCA from the Thermodesulfobacteriota bacterium genome contains:
- a CDS encoding helix-turn-helix domain-containing protein, whose translation is MEDRWLSVDEIGAYLGVKRDTVYRWISEKALPAHKVGRLWKFKRDQVDDWVRQGGTSEAGGEHD